The Plectropomus leopardus isolate mb chromosome 15, YSFRI_Pleo_2.0, whole genome shotgun sequence genome has a segment encoding these proteins:
- the si:ch211-223a10.1 gene encoding putative ZDHHC-type palmitoyltransferase 6, producing MHPMPVCSVSGGDIFDCIQRGNIEQCIQFVQNDRSVLKQKGWGGFTPLHYAALHGNRGLVDLFLTNGADPNLTCDSGQTAFHFACRQGNIYIIHQMMQYGADLRLIDLQQKTSLHHAVTGGSIVAVHYLWETGMFRFSDTDMYQVTPLHLAASTGNTEVVRYLLRDQRCAVDAVDQQGATALHVAAERGGVEVCWTLLQRTGCGMLYQKNHSGLTPLDLSKQGKTFRHQQLTKLLSRYINEPIHHKPRESHVLYYWTLFFPTLSGAAILIIAAMLGGYGGITCGLLFPWLARSIFTQYHRMTTYQRLPNPVYLGTLIAGMFHSVLCFYGKIMPSVWPTSALVQVSMVHFSLVLGLFCKVLTQDPGTLDRADADPRFSCIADLVENNQSPHRFCPYCELFQPDFTKHCKLCDVCVKDYDHHCLFLNRCVGRGNHRLFLFFILSMVIAHLFFVATATSYLYDKMSAGSHSLSSWLTLLGEEFWVMVMMVMNVLTLLWEVWLLTEQFDAVATGTTTYFRQCESSARQRSLGQRWVVVLSFLLEGRRRVGSGPSREDKTAIDI from the exons ATGCATCCGATGCCCGTGTGCTCCGTCAGCGGTGGAGACATATTTGACTGTATACAGAGGGGAAATATTGAACAGTGTATACAGTTCGTGCAAAATGACCGATCAGTTCTCAAGCAAAAAG GCTGGGGCGGTTTCACCCCACTGCACTACGCTGCCCTCCATGGTAACCGTGGCCTGGTTGACCTTTTCCTCACTAATGGAGCCGACCCTAACCTGACATGTGATTCAGGACAGACAGCCTTTCATTTTGCCTGCAG GCAGGGGAACATCTATATCATCCACCAAATGATGCAGTATGGAGCTGATTTACGCCTCATAGACCTGCAGCAAAAAACATCGCTGCATCATGCAGTCACTGGGGGCAGCAT TGTTGCAGTGCACTATCTGTGGGAAACAGGAATGTTCCGGTTCTCAGACACAGACATGTACCAGGTGACACCGCTTCACCTGGCTGCATCCACAGGCAACACAGAGGTGGTCCGCTATTTGCTCCGAGACCAG agatGTGCTGTGGATGCAGTCGACCAGCAGGGAGCGACAGCGCTTCACGTCGCAGCAGAGAGGGGCGGAGTGGAGGTATGCTGGACGCTGCTGCAGAGAACAGGGTGCGGGATGCTCTATCAGAAGAACCACAGTGGCCTCACACCACTGGACCTCAGCAAACAGGGAAAAACATTTAG acaTCAGCAACTCACCAAGTTACTGAGTCGGTACATTAATGAGCCAATACACCACAAGCCCCGAGAGTCTCATG TTTTATATTACTGGACACTGTTTTTTCCGACCCTGAGCGGAGCCGCCATCCTGATCATAGCAGCCATGTTGGGAGGCTACGGGGGAATAACCTGCGGTCTGCTCTTCCCCTGGCTGGCCAGAAGCATCTTCACACAGTACCACCGCATGACCACATATCAAAG GTTACCCAACCCGGTCTACTTGGGAACCCTCATAGCTGGCATGTTTCATTCTGTGCTCTGCTTCTATGGAAAAATAATGCCTA gtgtgtgGCCAACCAGTGCTCTGGTCCAGGTGTCCATGGTGCACTTCTCCCTCGTCCTCGGTTTGTTCTGTAAGGTTCTGACTCAGGACCCTGGGACACTGGACAGAGCAGATGCAGATCCTCGGTTCTCCTGTATCGCTGACCTGGTGGAGAACAACCAGAGTCCTCACAGATTCTGTCCATACTGTGAG TTGTTTCAGCCCGACTTCACTAAACACTGCAAGCTGTGTGACGTGTGTGTTAAAGACTATGATCACCACTGCCTTTTCCTGAACCGGTGCGTCGGCCGGGGTAACCACcgcctcttcctcttcttcatcctctccatGGTGATTGCTCACCTTTTCTTCGTTGCTACGGCAACAAGTTACCTGTATGACAAGATGTCTGCGGGCAGTCACAGCTTGTCATCATGGCTCACATTGTTGGGGGAGGAGTTCTGGGTCATGGTCATGATGGTTATGAATGTGCTGACGCTGCTTTGGGAGGTGTGGCTATTGACCGAGCAATTTGATGCTGTTGCCACGGGAACGACCACCTACTTCAGACAGTGTGAAAGCTCAGCACGACAGAGGTCACTTGGGCAGCGCTGGGTTGTAGTGCTGTCGTTTCTGCTGGAGGGTCGGAGGCGGGTGGGCAGCGGACCATCAAGAGAAGACAAAACTGCCATagatatttaa